In Fusarium oxysporum Fo47 chromosome VII, complete sequence, the following proteins share a genomic window:
- a CDS encoding 3-oxoacyl-reductase, with protein sequence MASINNKVIAITGGASGMGRATATLLASLGARVSLADANASLLKEVEAELAAAYGAENIYTKLVDVRDRVTVEAWIKETVDKFGKLDGAANLAGVSGRQQNVASVAEIDDDDWDFVMDVNVKGVLNSMRAQIPMLNDGASVVVAASTVGLMALPNNAAYVTSKHAVVGLTRTAARELGSRFIRVNAIAPGPIETPMLKGAATRMGGNPEDIPKAMSLEIMRLGKATEVAALVAFLLGDDSKFITGCVYPVDGGQLC encoded by the exons ATGgcctccatcaacaacaaagtTATCGCAATCACTGGCGGTGCATCTGGCATGGGCCGCGCCACAGCGACTCTTCTCGCCTCACTCGGTGCCCGCGTATCGCTCGCCGACGCCAACGCCTCTCTGCTCAAAGAGGTCGAGGCTGAGCTCGCGGCCGCTTACGGCGCAGAAAACATCTACACCAAGCTCGTTGACGTTCGGGACCGTGTCACCGTCGAGGCCTGGATCAAGGAGACTGTCGACAAGTTCGGCAAACTTGACGGCGCAGCGAATCTGGCGGGCGTTTCTGGGCGGCAGCAGAACGTCGCGTCCGTCGCCGAGatcgacgacgatgactGGGACTTTGTCATGGACGTCAATGTCAAGGGCGTGCTCAACTCGATGCGAGCGCAGATCCCCATGCTGAACGACGGCGCTTCGGTGGTCGTTGCGGCGTCCACCGTCGGCCTCATGGCTCTGCCAAACAACGCGGCCTACGTGACGAGCAAGCATGCCGTCGTCGGGTTGACCAGGACGGCGGCGAGGGAACTCGGGTCAAGGTTTATAAGGGTAAACGCAATTGCTCC TGGACCCATTGAAACGCCCATGTTGAAAGGTGCGGCTACGCGCATGGGGGGCAACCCCGAGGACATTCCCAAGGCCATGTCTCTGGAGATAATGAGATTGGGTAAAGCGACTGAGGTTGCCGCGCTCGTTGCCTTTTTGCTGGGGGATGACTCCAAGTTCATCACAGGATGCGTCTACCCCGTTGATGGTGGCCAGCTATGCTAG
- a CDS encoding Alpha/Beta hydrolase protein: MFNFACFIAWLLLVFAVDAKSPSTSSLGPRGPPTVTIKNGTLSGIFNSHYDQEFFLGIPYAAPPVNDLRLRKPQPAQPWAGIRNQNVTDPVSEDCLHINIIRPATQRSPLPVLVWIHGGAFQEGSASDGRTNGTFLVQTSVEMGTPIIFVSFNYRLGAFGFLGGLEIEAAGVSNIALYDQRQALHWIQENIGYFGGDASQVTIMGQSAGAMSVGFHLLAFGGRNDGLFNAAIAQSGGPYTVPVLSREISDREADFNMVLNKTGCSDSKDSLNCLRAAPAELLQQAGSLLTPSFVVDGGIITAPSEELLHSGRFAKVPLLIGSTRNEGTSLLQQILGTTGSFETEEHFKSFIKTSWIRGPINDTVAQHWAQLYAQEINTPSTAGLGTVKPNPGPKYGNYYGQATLWLGDMTFTAGRRFATQAWARENVPSYSFLFDGVPANMDPDTLGAAHFSDVAYTFRDTEGFGWEINPFPAEPTLKEKHVKLAELMSRMWISFATKRNPNFHNVSDFHTTWPTYTNKRPVNMVFETTQSHLQADDWRAEAISMMSLVPGTHPTRGNNNC, from the exons ATGTTTAATTTTGCCTGTTTTATAGCATGGCTGCTCCTGGTCTTTGCAGTTGACGCCAAGTCGCCGTCAACTTCCTCGTTAGGACCCCGAGGCCCTCCAACTGTGACCATCAAGAATGGCACCTTGAGTGGCATTTTTAATAGCCACTACGACCAGGAGTTCTTTCTCGGTATACCCTATGCGGCGCCGCCTGTAAATGACCTCCGTCTGCGCAAACCCCAGCCTGCACAACCTTGGGCCGGCATTCGGAA TCAAAACGTCACAGACCCGGTCAGCGAAGATTGTCTCCACATCAACATTATACGGCCAGCAACCCAGCGTTCACCACTTCCCGTGCTCGTATGGATACATGGGGGGGCATTCCAGGAGGGCAGCGCCAGCGACGGCAGGACCAATGGAACCTTTCTCGTGCAGACATCCGTGGAGATGGGAACACCAATCATTTTCGTCAGCTTCAATTATCGTCTCGGTGCTTTTGGCTTTCTGGGTGGCCTGGAAATAGAGGCGGCTGGCGTATCTAATATTGCCCTTTACGACCAACGGCAGGCTCTCCATTGGATTCAAGAAAACATCGGATATTTTGGCGGAGATGCATCACAGGTTACGATAATGGGCCAGTCAGCTGGTGCTATGTCAGTCGGATTTCATCTCCTCGCCTTCGGAGGCCGAAACGATGGTCTCTTCAATGCCGCAATCGCACAAAGTGGAGGTCCCTATACGGTACCGGTTCTCAGCCGTGAGATATCGGATCGAGAAGCCGATTTCAATATGGTACTGAACAAAACTGGTTGTTCAGACTCTAAAGACTCCCTGAATTGTCTACGCGCAGCTCCCGCTGAGTTATTGCAACAAGCTGGTTCTCTCTTGACACCTTcatttgttgttgatggcggaATAATTACAGCACCTAGCGAAGAGCTCTTACACTCGGGCCGCTTTGCTAAAGTACCTTTACTCATTGGTTCGACGAGGAATGAGGGAACATCTCTACTGCAGCAAATATTGGGTACGACGGGCTCATTTGAGACTGAGGAGCACTTCAAATCGTTCATCAAGACTTCTTGGATAAGAGGCCCAATTAATGATACAGTCGCCCAACATTGGGCGCAACTGTACGCTCAGGAAATCAATACTCCTTCGACAGCTGGTCTAGGTACTGTGAAGCCGAACCCCGGTCCAAAGTACGGCAACTATTATGGCCAGGCAACGTTGTGGCTGGGTGACATGACATTCACTGCTGGAAGGCGTTTTGCAACCCAAGCATGGGCTAGAGAAAACGTGCCGAGCTATAGTTTCTTATTCGACGGTGTACCAGCAAACATGGATCCAGATACGCTTGGAGCTGCCCACTTTTCAGATGTGGCATATACGTTTAGGGACACGGAAGGCTTTGGCTGGGAGATAAACCCTTTCCCAGCCGAGCCTACCCTGAAGGAGAAACATGTCAAACTCGCCGAACTCATGAGCCGAATGTGGATCAGCTTTGCAACCAAGCGGAACCCAAACTTCCACAATG TATCCGATTTTCATACGACTTGGCCAACATATACTAATAAACGCCCCGTTAATATGGTTTTTGAGACTACTCAAAGCCATTTACAGGCTGATGACTGGCGAGCCGAAGCAATCAGCATGATGTCTCTTGTGCCGGGTACTCATCCAACGAGAGGTAATAACAATTGTTAG
- a CDS encoding FAD binding domain-containing protein, giving the protein MLSSWLLNSSLYSIHYASTAKTQSGSPAFDHTTDVLVVGSGAAGLTAALRSRFRGLDTLVIEKSDKFGGTSSYSGSSVWIPNNHLQPQHGIVDSLEAGATYIDALVKDAGPASSPERRAAYLQQSPQMAKFLEEQGFRWIIDAPYPDYHSLEPGACTSSRSITAARFDLNELRPELRKLLRTPADWQPVMSSVEARNLFRMGSSLGTFAKAVRVAVFRTLWDMVRGRKPSVMGVSLIAQLLNLNVRAGSQLWLDSGLADLITNNAGEVLGATVQKDGRSIRIRAQRGVMLAAGGFARNPTMRKQYLRQPTNETWSVTAQADTGDAITAGINIGAEVALMQYGWWMPCLFDNGKPAMDVYARSFPHSIIVDQSGRRYFNESKCYVDSGNEMLSRNSDSPAIHSWLIIDSRHRKKYMLGRLLPGITPKSAINSGFLHKAASLSDLATQIGVNEDQLKQTVKRFNGFAESGVDKDFRRGENPYDNVFSDPKYKPNPNLGTIAKPPYYAVKIYPGDIGTKGGLLTDEYGRVVNKEGNFIKGLYAAGNTTASVFGSKYPGPGGTLGPAMTFGYIAAEQM; this is encoded by the exons ATGTTGTCCTCTTGGTTACTGAACAGT TCACTGTACTCCATCCATTATGCCTCTACTGCAAAAACACAATCAGGATCTCCAGCCTTTGACCACACCACCGACGTCCTGGTGGTTGGTTCGGGTGCCGCAGGACTCACAGCTGCCCTTCGCAGTCGCTTTCGCGGCCTTGACACACTAGTCATTGAAAAGTCGGACAAGTTCGGAGGAACGTCAAGCTACTCGGGCAGTTCGGTTTGGATCCCTAATAACCATCTCCAACCACAACATGGAATTGTAGATTCGCTAGAGGCCGGGGCAACGTACATTGACGCTCTTGTCAAGGATGCAGGCCCGGCGAGCAGCCCAGAGAGACGAGCTGCCTACCTCCAACAGAGTCCCCAAATGGCAAAGTTCCTCGAGGAGCAGGGTTTCAGGTGGATTATTGACGCCCCCTACCCGGACTATCACTCTCTGGAGCCCGGAGCCTGCACATCGAGCAGAAGCATTACTGCCGCCCGGTTCGATCTTAACGAGCTGAGGCCAGAATTGCGGAAGTTATTACGCACACCTGCCGATTGGCAGCCAGTCATGTCTTCAGTCGAAGCTCGAAACTTGTTCCGCATGGGGTCCAGTCTGGGCACCTTCGCCAAGGCCGTCAGAGTGGCCGTCTTTAGAACACTTTGGGATATGGTGCGTGGCAGGAAGCCATCGGTAATGGGTGTCAGCCTCATCGCCCAACTGCTCAATCTCAATGTTCGAGCTGGGAGCCAGCTCTGGCTAGATTCTGGTTTGGCCGACCTCATCACGAACAACGCCGGCGAGGTCCTCGGGGCTACTGTGCAGAAAGACGGCAGAAGCATCAGAATCCGGGCGCAAAGAGGCGTCATgcttgctgctggcggcttTGCCCGAAATCCTACCATGAGAAAGCAATATCTACGCCAACCTACCAACGAGACGTGGTCCGTTACCGCCCAGGCAGATACAGGCGACGCTATTACTGCTGGCATCAACATTGGTGCGGAAGTAGCTCTTATGCAGTACGGCTGGTGGATGCCCTGTCTCTTCGATAATGGAAAACCAGCCATGGATGTCTACGCCCGCTCATTCCCTCACTCAATCATTGTTGACCAGTCGGGAAGGCGATACTTTAACGAGTCAAAGTGCTACGTCGATTCCGGCAACGAGATGCTATCGAGGAACAGTGACAGCCCCGCAATACACTCTTGGCTTATTATAGATAGCCGCCATCGCAAAAAGTATATGCTGGGTCGCCTTCTGCCCGGTATTACGCCTAAGTCAGCTATCAACAGCGGGTTCCTACATAAAGCCGCGTCTCTAAGCGATCTCGCAACGCAGATTGGCGTCAACGAAGACCAGCTGAAACAAACAGTGAAGCGCTTCAATGGCTTCGCAGAGAGTGGGGTTGACAAAGACTTCCGCCGCGGGGAGAACCCATACGACAATGTTTTCAGTGATCCAAAGTACAAGCCTAACCCGAACTTAGGGACCATCGCAAAACCTCCCTACTACGCGGTAAAGATATATCCTGGAGACATTGGCACCAAAGGCGGTTTACTCACTGATGAATATGGTCGAGTTGTGAATAAAGAGGGGAACTTTATCAAGGGCCTTTATGCAGCTGGAAATACCACAGCTAGTGTGTTTGGCTCCAAGTACCCTGGTCCCGGCGGAACACTTGGGCCTGCCATGACTTTCGGTTATATAGCTGCGGAGCAGATGTAG
- a CDS encoding Mss4-like protein, with product MSSGHCLCGGVKVEVSGDPVAVVLCHCLDCRKTSGSTHGLNWVVPGDLVQLEGPSKTFTKLSKAGNPVTNTFCPTCGTTVFRDGPAAPGIKFVKAGIFDDPELLATIKPQGEIFVSRRPVWMSPIEGASQKKEMME from the exons ATGTCTTCTGGTCATTGTCTTTGTGGTGGAGTCAAAGTCGAGGTCTCGGGTGACCCTGTCGCCGTT GTCTTGTGCCATTGTTTGGATTGCCGCAAAACATCTGGTAGCACTCATGGCCTCAATTGGGTTGTCCCTGGTGATCTGGTTCAACTTGAGGGACCGTCGAAGACGTTCACAAAGCtgagcaaggctggcaaCCCTGTTACGAATACATTCTGCCCTACCTGCGGTACTACAGTGTTTCGTGATGGCCCTGCTGCTCCTGGTATCAAATTTGTCAAGGCGGGTATCTTTGATGATCCCGAGCTCTTGGCTACCATCAAGCCTCAAGGAGAGATCTTCGTGTCTCGACGCCCGGTCTGGATGTCCCCCATTGAAGGTGCTTCTcagaagaaggaaatgaTGGAGTGA
- a CDS encoding 3-octaprenyl-4-hydroxybenzoate carboxy-lyase-domain-containing protein — MGEHSFEPGLVLHPSSSTIGLWRTASHTVFVWSDPQLDFRSFVEVLRKDGDLADIYQEVDPNLEVGAVVRRVSEANAKAPLFHNVKGTRNGLWKIFGNAASLRNDSKFRYGRIARSLGLPPNSNWKDILKKMRLATTRDSLPPNILSTGPCKQNKIFGDDIDLTNLPVPLLHQGDGGKYLQTWGIHVLETPDKSWTNWSIFRGMVHDKRRLSCLVIPGQHNSIIRDRWLKVGKDEVPWALSLGAPPAATIAASIPIPQGVSERDYVSSLAGKPLDLVKCELSDLLVPANSEIVLEGTFSLKDKGVEGPFEDYIGMHFEGEAGNQPLFTVNAVTYRDDAILPISVPGRLTDESHTTISMASVQLLELLQQHDLPIKDAVAPMETYGSWGILQVDNKKLAKMKTNPDELCTTIGNIAFNSKVTVAINRLLLIGDDVDIHDWADVIWAYTSRCRPGIDEYLFDEVMGLPLTPYRKFGRGSPVKGGKLVSNCLLAMEYEGRRIFRPVDFRSSYPPELQEKIKGRWTEMGFDAVEDIET; from the exons ATGGGAGAGCATTCTTTTGAACCTGGTCTTGTGCTCCACCCCAGCTCAAGTACGATTGGCTTGTGGAGAACAGCCTCACATACGGTCTTTGTATGGA GCGACCCGCAACTTGACTTCCGCAGCTTTGTGGAGGTCCTTCGCAAAGATGGAGATCTTGCCGATATTTATCAGGAAGTTGACCCTAATCTCGAAGTTGGGGCGGTTGTGAGAAGAGTTAGCGAAGCCAACGCTAAGGCGCCGCTTTTCCACAACGTTAAAGGCACTCGAAATGGCCTGTGGAAGATATTTGGAAACGCTGCCAGCCTTCGTAATGACAGCAAGTTCCGATACGGTCGAATTGCACGTAGCCTCGGTCTTCCCCCTAACTCAAATTGGAAGGATATCCTCAAAAAGATGCGCCTTGCTACAACTCGAGACTCCTTACCTCCAAATATTCTTTCGACGGGCCCATGCAAGCAAAATAAAATCTTTGGCGATGACATAGATCTCACGAATTTACCAGTTCCGCTGCTGCATCAAGGTGATGGCGGCAAATATCTTCAAACCTGGGGAATCCATGTTTTGGAGACACCAGATAAATCGTGGACGAACTGGTCTATCTTTCGAGGCATGGTCCATGATAAGAGACGTTTGTCATGTCTCGTCATTCCAGGACAACATAACTCTATAATCCGGGATCGGTGGCTGAAAGTTGGAAAAGATGAGGTCCCCTGGGCTTTATCTCTTGGCGctccaccagcagcaaccaTTGCTGCATCGATTCCTATACCCCAAGGTGTTTCGGAGAGAGATTACGTGAGCTCACTCGCTGGAAAGCCACTTGACTTGGTGAAATGCGAATTGAGTGATCTTCTTGTACCTGCAAATAGCGAGATCGTCCTTGAAGGCACATTTTCTCTCAAGGACAAAGGTGTTGAAGGTCCGTTTGAGGACTACATTGGTATGCACTTTGAGGGTGAAGCTGGCAATCAGCCCCTCTTCACCGTGAATGCTGTCACCTATCGCGATGATGCCATTCTGCCCATTTCTGTGCCCGGCCGACTGACGGATGAATCG CACACAACGATTTCAATGGCGTCAGTCCAGTTATTGGAACTTTTGCAACAGCATGATCTTCCCATCAAAGACGCAGTCGCCCCCATGGAGACATATGGAAGTTGGGGCATACTACAGGTTgacaacaagaagcttgccaagatgaagactAACCCCGATGAGCTCTGCACAACGATTGGTAACATAGCCTTCAATTCCAAGGTAACCGTGGCAATCAATCGCCTCTTGTTAATTGGGGACGATGTAGACATCCATGACTGGGCAGATGTCATATGGGCATACACGTCCCGTTGCCGACCAGGTATTGACGAATATTTGTTTGACGAGGTGATGGGCCTTCCTCTCACTCCATATCGGAAATTCGGTCGTGGAAGTCCTGTTAAGGGAGGTAAGCTGGTATCTAACTGCCTTTTAGCTATGGAATACGAGGGAAGAAGAATCTTTAGGCCTGTAGATTTTCGATCTTCGTACCCCCCAGAGCTTCAGGAGAAGATTAAAGGGAGGTGGACAGAAATGGGCTTTGATGCAGTTGAAGACATTGAAACATAG
- a CDS encoding heterokaryon incompatibility protein-domain-containing protein, with translation MSMLNAPDDGFGTRCMEISDVEPILLTLFNILIPGDKLTLLRHIFPRHFLSTSSCFMQLKVAVETTGMTITPPSCDKHMLFKFISSRMKDSIMVMRQSKDETNQTQDLGESWSPYKPLSQHRDCTRLLRIEAAKDGDPITCSLFEVIFGDRPKFGALSYMWGDGQAGQTITLNGVGFNVRQNLWDALHYLRKHAPDTDYWIDATCINQKDIPERNRQVRMMHHIYFRAQTVVVWLGKRYAEYEAALPDLQRLGHDKPSNEQFNPELPTDSPRTDSAERSFAEKLYNDDYWKRLWIIQEIGLAQKIKVCFGNSATEWKQFTQFITMHNSGSKGPIRLERQREEKYTGSNTLLQLLQDHKEADCQDRKDKVYGLVGMASDARGFSIDYNKSVFEIWTDVMEFMNRHSLFFDRDIISIGHLVKFLLTGAECDPLQQILGLYAPREVKQSSMKYDSSLCTLFSIFEEKI, from the exons ATGTCAATGCTAAACGCGCCCGACGACGGCTTCGGAACTCGGTGCATGGAAATATCCGATGTCGAGCCGATTCTCCTCACTCTCTTCAATATCCTCATCCCCGGTGACAAGCTGACATTGCTGCGTCATATTTTCCCTAGGCACTTCCTATCAACAAGTTCATGCTTTATGCAGCTAAAAGTTG CGGTTGAAACAACAGGGAT GACAATTACCCCGCCCTCCTGCGACAAACATATGCTGTTCAAGTTCATTTCATCTAGAATGAAGGATAGCATCATGGTCATGCGTCAATCCAAGGACGAGACAAATCAAACGCAAGACCTGGGCGAATCCTGGTCTCCGTATAAGCCTCTGAGCCAACATCGAGATTGCACGCGGCTGTTGCGAATCGAAGCCGCTAAGGATGGTGATCCCATCACCTGCAGCTTGTTCGAAGTCATCTTCGGTGACAGGCCCAAGTTTGGCGCGCTCTCATACATGTGGGGAGATGGTCAAGCTGGGCAAACTATTACCCTCAATGGCGTCGGCTTCAACGTCCGGCAAAACCTTTGGGACGCTTTGCACTACCTCCGGAAACACGCTCCTGACACTGATTACTGGATTGACGCAACATGCATCAACCAGAAAGACATACCCGAACGGAATAGACAGGTTCGTATGATGCACCATATCTACTTCAGAGCTCAGACCGTTGTCGTATGGCTGGGAAAGAGATATGCGGAATACGAAGCAGCTTTGCCTGACTTGCAAAGACTTGGCCATGATAAACCTTCCAATGAACAATTCAATCCGGAATTGCCAACAGATTCACCCCGAACCGACTCTGCTGAACGCAGCTTCGCAGAGAAGTTGTACAATGACGACTATTGGAAGCGCCTGTGGATAATCCAGGAGATTGGGCTAGCCCAGAAGATTAAAGTATGCTTTGGAAACTCGGCGACAGAATGGAAACAGTTTACGCAGTTCATCACCATGCACAACTCTGGATCTAAAGGCCCTATAAGGTTGGAACGGCAGCGAGAGGAGAAATATACCGGGTCAAACACCTTGCTTCAGCTACTGCAGGACCATAAAGAAGCAGATTGCCAAGACAGGAAAGATAAGGTATATGGCCTTGTAGGAATGGCTTCAGACGCCCGCGGCTTTTCTATCGATTATAATAAATCAGTCTTTGAGATTTGGACCGACGTGATGGAATTTATGAATCGACACAGCCTATTTTTTGACAGGGATATCATATCCATCGGGCACCTCGTTAAGTTTCTACTCACGGGGGCGGAATGCGATCCCTTGCAGCAGATCCTGGGGCTATACGCACCTAGAGAGGTCAAGCAGAGCTCGATGAAATATGATAGTAGTCTTTGTACTCTTTTTTCTATCTTTGAAGAGAAAATCTAA
- a CDS encoding kinase-like domain-containing protein, which yields MSTRYVPPDDGTATQHDGTDSLAIKNTLLRRLLTRIALKTTARLYEHNGPCIPISKHLIVKTGPFVHLTEAATMSFVAANTSIPVPAVYSSFIYKNRAFIVMERIQGNSLAEAWPTLSDADLDNIFAQLRQMFQELRALPPPPGTGVESCRGGSLRDSRIPRSRPRFGPFKYLRPEEQPDQMHDQEWKEIKEMVSKQDGPWPPAVFTHGDLNPFNILVRGGYVVGIIDWEFAGWYPCYWEYTSAWCGNHTRQAWQGSIAQFLDPYPAELEMEKTRQRWWGDI from the exons ATGTCAACACGTTACGTTCCTCCCGACGACGGAACGGCCACTCAACACGACGGTACAGACTCCTTGGCCATAAAAAATACGCTACTTCGTCGCCTGCTGACCCGCATCGCTCTTAAAACTACCGCGCGCTTGTACGAACACAATGGGCCTTGTATTCCCATTTCCAAACACCTCATCGTCAAGACGGGGCCATTTGTCCATCTTACCGAAGCAGCAACTATGAGCTTCGTCGCCGCCAATACTTCTATCCCTGTCCCGGCTGTCTACAGCTCATTCATCTACAAGAATCGAGCTTTTATCGTTATGGAGCGCATTCAAGGAAATTCTCTCGCAGAAGCCTGGCCAACATTGTCCGATGCCGACCTGGACAACATTTTCGCACAGCTTCGGCAAATGTTCCAGGAACTGAGGGCTCTTCCGCCACCTCCTGGCACAGGAGTAGAAAGCTGTCGAGGCGGTTCGTTGCGCGATTCCCGCATACCACGGTCAAGACCCAGATTCGGGCCGTTCAAGT ATCTCAGGCCAGAAGAACAGCCGGACCAAATGCATGATCAAGAATGGAAGGAAATAAAAGAAATGGTGAGTAAACAGGACGGCCCGTGGCCACCGGCGGTGTTTACTCATGGAGATCTAAATCCCTTCAACATTTTGGTTCGCGGTGGATATGTCGTCGGTATCATTGACTGGGAGTTTGCGGGTTGGTACCCTTGTTACTGGGAATACACTTCTGCATGGTGTGGGAACCATACTCGGCAAGCATGGCAAGGTTCTATTGCTCAGTTTCTTGATCCCTACCCTGCCGAGCTTGAAATGGAGAAGACACGCCAAAGATGGTGGGGAGATATCTGA
- a CDS encoding putative phenylacrylic acid decarboxylase encodes MSEADIRGLASRSYTAKDLSAPIASGSFQHDGMMIVPCSMKTLAAVRSGYCDDLISRAADVTLKEDRKLLLAIRETPLNSIHLENMLALRRANAIIFPPVPALYTRPEGIDDIVDQSAGRMLDMMGIFTDGFERWEGFKKVQTEM; translated from the coding sequence ATGAGCGAAGCTGATATTCGAGGCCTTGCGAGTAGATCATACACGGCAAAAGATCTCTCAGCACCAATCGCTTCAGGATCCTTTCAGCATGACGGAATGATGATCGTTCCCTGTAGCATGAAAACTCTTGCTGCAGTACGATCTGGTTACTGCGATGACCTAATATCAAGAGCCGCCGATGTCACACTCAAGGAAGACCGCAAACTACTCCTAGCTATTCGGGAAACACCTTTGAATTCTATTCATCTTGAGAATATGCTTGCTCTTCGTCGTGCTAACGCCATCATCTTCCCTCCTGTTCCGGCTTTATATACCAGGCCTGAGGGTATCGATGATATTGTTGATCAAAGTGCTGGAAGGATGTTGGATATGATGGGAATATTCACTGATGGATTTGAGCGATGGGAGGGGTTCAAGAAAGTTCAGACTGAGATGTAG
- a CDS encoding uncharacterized protein (expressed protein), with protein sequence MKACMSACMGVRRFRAFVCMKLIAEKLRSEGTEFASVFITFTATLARIEPWLRRHCHAIAGLKPSSYTALCLLNKPSGPPVRIRKCVNSERARWYSSSFFSCFCKYSCTRAKTLGGSFEFGPVVSGRRASAIQCISYVCLSSRALNIASMSSHGISGN encoded by the coding sequence ATGAAGGCCTGCATGTCAGCGTGCATGGGCGTAAGGCGATTTCGAGCTTTCGTGTGTATGAAACTAATAGCAGAGAAACTTCGTTCTGAGGGCACAGAGTTCGCAAGCGTGTTCATTACCTTCACGGCTACTCTAGCCAGAATCGAGCCCTGGTTGAGGAGGCACTGCCACGCCATTGCtggcttgaagccatcatcgTATACAGCGCTGTGTTTATTAAACAAGCCATCTGGGCCGCCTGTACGCATTCGGAAGTGTGTGAATTCGGAAAGGGCACGGTGGTATTCGTCGTCGTTTTTCAGCTGTTTCTGCAAATACTCTTGTACGCGCGCAAAGACGCTAGGCGGCAGTTTCGAATTTGGACCTGTTGTATCAGGCCGGAGGGCATCGGCGATCCAATGTATATCGTACGTTTGCTTATCGAGCCGGGCTTTGAATATAGCGTCAATGTCGTCCCACGGAATATCAGGAAACTGA